From one Pempheris klunzingeri isolate RE-2024b chromosome 9, fPemKlu1.hap1, whole genome shotgun sequence genomic stretch:
- the lman2 gene encoding vesicular integral-membrane protein VIP36, whose product MRNFRVFVSTTLVVLVLQLCPLSADITDGNAEHLKREHSLMKPYQGVGSSPSSQWDFWGSTLVTSSYVRLTPDERSKQGSIWNTVPCYLKDWEMHVQFKVHGSGKKNLHGDGIAIWYTKDRLHPGPVFGNQDQFLGLAIFLDTFRNDLHGMDRSFPYISAMVNNGSVSYDHGKDGRSSELGGCSAEIRNREHDTYLAVRYSKGRLTVMVDVDDKNEWKECIDIGGVRLPTGYFFGASAATGDLSDNHDIISMKLYQLMVEHTPEEENLDWTKIEPSVSLLKSPKDNIDDPTGNFRGTPLTGWKVFLLLLCALLGIVVCAVVGAVVFQKRQERNKRFY is encoded by the exons ATGAGGAACTTTAGAGTATTTGTGAGCACAACACTGGTCGTCCTGGTCCTCCAGCTGTGTCCGCTGAGCGCGGATATCACGGACGGAAACGCCGAACACCTAAAGAGGGAGCACTCGTTAATGAAACCGTACCAAG gTGTTGGCAGCAGCCCTAGCAGTCAGTGGGACTTCTGGGGAAGTACATTGGTGACGAGCTCATACGTCCGACTCACCCCAGATGAGAGAAGCAAGCAGGGCTCCATCTGGAATACTGTG ccGTGTTACCTGAAGGACTGGGAGATGCATGTGCAGTTCAAAGTTCATGGATCAGGAAAGAAGAATCTCCATGGCGACGGCATCGCTATCTGGTACACAAAGGACAGACTGCATCCAG GCCCTGTATTTGGAAACCAAGATCAGTTTCTTGGCCTGGCTATTTTTTTGGATACCTTCCGCAATGACCTCCATGGAATGGAT CGTTCCTTCCCGTACATTTCAGCCATGGTCAACAACGGCTCGGTGAGTTACGACCACGGGAAAGACGGCCGGTCGTCAGAGCTGGGAGGCTGTTCGGCTGAGATCAGGAACAGAGAGCACGACACGTACCTCGCTGTTCGCTACTCCAAAGGAAGACTCACT GTGATGGTTGATGTGGACGACAAGAACGAGTGGAAGGAGTGCATTGACATCGGAGGAGTTCGTCTTCCTACCGGATATTTCTTTGGTGCCTCAGCAGCGACAGGAGACCTGTCTG ATAACCATGACATCATCTCTATGAAGCTGTACCAGCTGATGGTAGAACACACCCCGGAGGAGGAGAACCTGGACTGGACCAAGATCGAGCCCAGCGTCAGCCTCCTCAAGTCCCCTAAAG ACAACATCGATGATCCTACTGGAAACTTCCGGGGCACGCCGCTCACCGGCTGGAAGgtcttcctgctcctgctgtgtgCTCTGCTGGGAATCGTGGTGTGCGCTGTGGTGGGAGCTGTAGTTTTCCAgaagagacaggagaggaacaAGAGGTTTTACTGA